One genomic region from Rosa rugosa chromosome 1, drRosRugo1.1, whole genome shotgun sequence encodes:
- the LOC133745830 gene encoding uncharacterized protein LOC133745830 has protein sequence MPEKGQLVPKTSEGAYQSDFVQQFFSNTARINKRAVEKALQDALKDNPTTEEGIEKKDKNVHWFCQKTGKIKPISGRENEDHGMRKWDIQKLIQNWTSFNSLKKLEKIFENLKEDREESESEEEENRSDEAKTVPEGEEKGADDQNCENEEDNLQVEVAEQETTSEKNKWEKELQKKEEEIRYMTVEKDNLKKKLNEKEQELRKITEDMVNLEERNATLVTENFCLASSVKELEIKLKELEQMLSPKTHTSTAAQQHSSPPPNSAEENTEKKDQSTVEESQSQGICTVEESVAAAAQSPPHCTVAEETQSTPPSHKDSQFQSPTVHMLTVAEMEQQADMFQIVKSPIVEEESQLRTLSIEKEKKTPEQSKKGQLTMHLTQQHSGETVSSMGLYSYVVRLKNRRRTQKKDNIYWWGDVKAKRQKKAKEIEERLKEAEKKEKEEKEKEMKASLPDAERKRLEQMVAQQKLDDVPEDVREAIRQMDAAENAQINKEQEEKQLPPEVVDWEESKVYNFMDQDTKRRVQKYWQNAPSGVYFWDGRQYGAQVSRQDLKDMIMDEPIASNCIECYGILLTDQLLEKESQDLDVPTFMNPLCWKI, from the exons ATGCCAGAAAAAGGTCAGTTGGTCCCAAAGACTTCTGAGGGTGCATATCAGTCCGACTTTGTCCAGCAGTTTTTTTCAAACACAGCGAGAATTAACAAGAGAGCCGTGGAGAAAGCTCTGCAAGATGCGCTCAAGGACAATCCAACAACAGAGGAAGGGATTGAGAAGAAGGACAAAAATgtg CATTGGTTCTGTCAAAAGACTGGAAAAATCAAGCCAATATCTGGAAGGGAGAACGAAGATCATGGGATGAGAAAATGGGACATCCAGAAGCTGATACAGAATTGGACAAGTTTTAACAGCTTGAAAAAACTAGAG aaaatctttgaaaacctgaaggaggatagagaggaatcagaatccgaggaagaggagaatagaTCAGATGAAGCAAAGACAGTTCCGGAAGGAGAGGAAAAAGGAGCTGATGATCAGAATTGTGAAAACGAAGAAGATAACCTACAAGTTGAGGTGGCTGAACAGGAAACAACTTCAGAAAAAAACAAGTGGGAGAAAGAGcttcagaaaaaggaggaggagataagatatatgactgtggagaaagataatttgaagaaaaaactgAACGAAAAGGAACAGGAACTAAGGAAAATCACGGAGGACATGGTGAATCTGGAGGAACGAAATGCTACACTTGTGACCGAGAATTTCTGCCTTGCATCATcggtgaaggagttagagataaaattgaaggaattggagCAAATGTTGAGCCCAAAGACTCACACATCAACAGCAGCTCAGCAGCACAGCTCCCCACCACCTAACTCAGCAGAAGAAAACACAGAAAAGAAAGATCAATCGACTGTTGAGGAAAGTCAGTCCCAAGGGATCTGCACAGTCGAAGAATCTGTAGCAGCAGCAGCTCAATCTCCACCTCACTGCACAGTGGCAGAAGAAACTCAATCGACACCTCCATCACACAAGGACTCACAGTTCCAGAGCCCCACAGTCCACATGCTCACAGTGGCGGAAATGGAACAACAAGCTGACATGTTTCAGATAGTGAAAAGTCCTATAGTTGAAGAAGAATCTCAACTTCGTACGTTGAGcatagagaaagagaagaagacacCAGAGCAGAGCAAAAAGGGCCAGTTAACAATGCACCTTACACAGCAACATTCTGGTGAAACGGTATCATCAATGGGTCTCTACTCTTACGTTGTGAGATTAAAGAATAGGAGAAGAACACAGAAAAAGGACAACATTTACTGGTGGGGGGATGTGAAAGCAAAACGACAGAAGaaagcaaaggagattgaagagagattgaaagaggctgaaaagaaagaaaaagaagaaaaagaaaaggagatgaAGGCCTCACTGCCAGATGCTGAACGTAAAAGGCTAGAACAGATGGTAGCACAACAGAAGTTGGACGATGTACCAGAGGATGTTCGGGAAGCAATAAGACAGATGGACGCTGCAGAAAATGCACAAATCAATAAAGAGCAAGAAGAGAAGCAGCTACCTCCTGAGGTCGTAGACTGGGAGGAGAGCAAAGTATACAATTTTATGGACCAGGACACCAAGAGGAGAGTCCAGAAATACTggcaaaatgcaccatcagg AGTATACTTCTGGGATGGAAGACAGTATGGAGCACAGGTTTCAAGACAGGATTTAAAAGACATGATCATGGACGAACCGATAGCAAGCAATTGCATCGAATGTTATGGAATTCTCTTGACTGATCAGCTGTTGGAGAAAGAATCACAAGACTTGGATGTCCCAACTTTTATGAATCCCTTATGCTGG aaaatttga